The Streptomyces camelliae genome window below encodes:
- a CDS encoding HipA family kinase, giving the protein MLREVAATRYIEPLRSGGSVPGVVEADDLGMYVVKFTGSAQGHKALVAEVIVGELARALGLRFPELVFVHFDPAIAAEEPHQEVRDLHGASAGVNLGMDYLPGAADFTPKVAKSFPVDPLEAGRIVWLDALTVNVDRTVHSSNLMVWPTLGTVPPRLWLIDHGAALVFHHRWDTTAPGKRYDFRHHALGHYGPDVRAADAELAPRVTEELLRGIVAEVPDAWLAEDAGFATPDDVRAAYVDYLLARVRLSREWLPTDFPSREQLAAEDAARAARTQAGRPAWLKRVPDLHGKPAAEQDWSAHLG; this is encoded by the coding sequence ATGTTGAGAGAGGTCGCTGCAACCCGTTACATCGAACCCCTCCGCTCCGGCGGCTCCGTCCCAGGAGTCGTCGAGGCCGACGACCTCGGCATGTACGTGGTGAAGTTCACCGGCTCGGCGCAGGGGCACAAGGCGCTGGTGGCCGAGGTGATCGTCGGGGAACTCGCCCGTGCGCTGGGCCTGCGCTTCCCGGAGCTGGTGTTCGTCCACTTCGATCCGGCGATCGCGGCGGAGGAGCCCCATCAGGAGGTCCGGGACCTGCACGGCGCGAGCGCGGGGGTGAACCTCGGCATGGACTATCTGCCGGGCGCCGCCGACTTCACCCCGAAGGTCGCGAAGAGCTTCCCCGTGGACCCGCTGGAGGCGGGCCGGATCGTCTGGCTGGACGCGCTCACGGTCAACGTGGACCGCACGGTGCACAGCTCCAACCTCATGGTCTGGCCCACGCTCGGCACCGTACCGCCGCGCCTGTGGCTCATCGACCACGGCGCCGCGCTCGTCTTCCACCACCGCTGGGACACCACGGCCCCGGGCAAGAGGTACGACTTCCGGCACCACGCCCTCGGCCACTACGGACCCGACGTCCGGGCGGCCGACGCCGAACTGGCCCCCAGGGTCACCGAGGAACTGCTGCGGGGCATCGTCGCCGAGGTGCCGGACGCGTGGCTGGCCGAGGACGCCGGCTTCGCGACCCCGGACGACGTCCGCGCGGCCTACGTCGACTACCTGCTGGCCCGGGTCCGCCTGTCACGGGAGTGGCTGCCCACCGACTTCCCGAGCCGTGAGCAGCTCGCCGCCGAGGACGCCGCCCGCGCGGCGCGGACCCAGGCGGGCCGCCCGGCCTGGCTCAAACGCGTCCCCGACCTGCACGGCAAGCCGGCCGCGGAGCAGGACTGGTCGGCCCACCTGGGCTGA
- a CDS encoding nucleotidyltransferase family protein, whose product MTDRHREEVAGLLLAAGGGRRLGGRPKALLEHRGRPLVEHAVGVLRAAGCGRIHVVLGASADEVRARAELGGCVLVDNPGWADGMGSSLRAGLVSLGGTGARAALVSLVDQPGIGAAAVARVLGAYEDEKSLASAAYNGVRGHPVLFGAAHWAGIAATATGDRGARAYLKDHESEIRLVECADVAEPYDIDTEADLRHLE is encoded by the coding sequence ATGACGGACAGACATCGCGAGGAGGTCGCCGGGCTGCTGCTCGCCGCCGGCGGGGGACGGCGGCTCGGCGGTCGGCCCAAGGCGCTGCTGGAGCACCGGGGACGACCGCTGGTCGAGCATGCCGTCGGCGTGCTGCGCGCGGCCGGGTGCGGGCGGATCCATGTGGTCCTGGGCGCGTCGGCGGACGAGGTACGCGCGCGTGCCGAACTGGGCGGCTGCGTGCTCGTGGACAACCCCGGCTGGGCCGACGGGATGGGCTCCTCGTTGCGGGCCGGGCTGGTCTCGCTCGGCGGTACGGGGGCGCGCGCGGCCCTGGTGAGCCTGGTCGACCAGCCGGGCATCGGGGCGGCGGCCGTGGCGCGGGTACTCGGCGCGTACGAGGACGAGAAGTCACTGGCCTCGGCCGCCTACAACGGCGTCCGCGGGCATCCCGTGCTGTTCGGTGCCGCCCACTGGGCGGGCATCGCGGCGACCGCCACCGGGGACCGCGGGGCGCGCGCCTATCTGAAGGATCACGAGAGTGAGATACGGCTCGTGGAGTGCGCCGACGTGGCGGAGCCGTACGACATCGACACCGAGGCCGACCTGCGCCACTTGGAGTGA
- a CDS encoding DUF5955 family protein, which produces MFRSLGQRPVTGRDEDPRVAELRTAVSRLRRELAALPSEFPDRAIAEDELAALAAMAAGGAPETPRLRGSLLLIAGAIGSVSALARGLKEVRDAVDLFGEPTQRG; this is translated from the coding sequence GTGTTTCGGAGCTTGGGGCAGAGACCGGTGACCGGCAGGGACGAGGACCCGAGAGTGGCGGAACTGCGGACCGCGGTGTCCCGGCTGCGCCGCGAACTCGCCGCGCTGCCCTCCGAGTTCCCCGACCGGGCGATCGCCGAGGACGAACTGGCGGCTCTGGCGGCGATGGCCGCGGGCGGCGCACCCGAGACCCCGCGCCTGCGCGGCTCCCTGTTACTGATCGCGGGGGCGATCGGCTCGGTGAGCGCGCTGGCGAGGGGTCTGAAGGAGGTCAGGGACGCGGTGGATCTTTTCGGGGAACCTACGCAGAGGGGTTAG
- a CDS encoding sugar ABC transporter substrate-binding protein: MTYRRQSVTPRTRYVVGALVAGLLIMPSAACTGGGTATTDSFTVGLLLPSRVVPRWEHSDRPLIERRVKQLCPHCNVTYANADDDSTVQRQQMVAMITKGVRVLILGATDNRAQRSTVEAARNAGVSVVSYDRLADGPISGYVSFDGVQVGRLQGQALLKAMHAPAEDGTIVMMNGDPTSSNAASYKRGALSVLRGKVRIGRSYDTLGWSTNNANANMSAAISALGPGRIDGVLAANDAMAAGVISALKTAHVTRLPPVTGQDADLDAVQRIVGGEQSMTVYKSFRAEAEAAAAMAVALGRGEKLRTIATTTTDSPTTHHIPSVLLTPVAVTAANIKQTLVKDGVYTVAQICTPQLRAACAKAGLTP, translated from the coding sequence ATGACGTATCGCCGGCAAAGTGTGACGCCCCGTACGCGGTATGTCGTCGGCGCGCTGGTCGCGGGCCTGCTGATCATGCCCTCGGCCGCCTGTACAGGAGGCGGAACAGCCACCACGGACAGCTTCACCGTCGGCCTGCTGCTGCCGAGCCGGGTGGTGCCACGCTGGGAGCACTCCGACAGGCCGCTGATCGAGCGACGGGTGAAACAGCTCTGCCCGCACTGCAACGTCACCTATGCCAACGCCGACGACGACTCGACAGTCCAGCGGCAACAGATGGTCGCCATGATCACCAAGGGGGTCAGGGTCCTCATCCTCGGCGCCACCGACAACAGGGCGCAGCGCTCCACCGTCGAGGCGGCGCGCAACGCGGGCGTCTCCGTCGTCTCCTACGACAGGCTCGCCGACGGGCCGATCTCGGGCTACGTCAGCTTCGACGGCGTACAGGTCGGCAGGCTGCAGGGCCAGGCTCTCCTCAAGGCCATGCACGCCCCGGCCGAGGACGGGACCATCGTCATGATGAACGGCGACCCGACCAGCTCCAACGCCGCGTCGTACAAGAGGGGTGCACTGTCCGTCCTGCGGGGCAAGGTGAGGATCGGCCGTTCCTACGACACCCTGGGCTGGAGCACGAACAACGCGAACGCCAACATGTCAGCCGCCATCTCGGCCCTGGGCCCGGGCCGGATCGACGGCGTCCTGGCCGCCAACGACGCCATGGCCGCAGGCGTCATCTCCGCACTCAAGACCGCCCACGTCACGCGCCTGCCACCGGTCACCGGCCAGGACGCCGACCTCGACGCGGTGCAGCGCATCGTGGGCGGCGAGCAGTCCATGACGGTGTACAAGTCCTTCCGCGCGGAAGCCGAAGCAGCCGCTGCCATGGCCGTCGCCCTGGGCCGCGGGGAGAAGCTGCGCACCATCGCCACGACGACGACCGACAGCCCCACCACCCACCACATCCCGTCCGTGCTCCTCACCCCGGTCGCCGTGACCGCCGCCAACATCAAGCAGACCCTCGTCAAGGACGGTGTGTACACCGTCGCCCAGATCTGCACACCGCAGCTGCGGGCCGCTTGTGCGAAGGCAGGGCTGACTCCGTAG
- the aceB gene encoding malate synthase A, giving the protein MSAPAPSPLAIVDAEPLPRQEEILTDAALAFVAELHRRFTPRRDELLARRAERRAEIARTSTLDFLPETAAIRADDSWKVAPAPAALNDRRVEITGPTDRKMTINALNSGAKVWLADFEDASAPTWENVVLGQVNLADAYTRNIDFTDPKSGKSYALRPNEELATVVMRPRGWHLTERHLVDADGRAVPGAFVDFGLYFFHNAQRLLDLGKGPYFYLPKTESHLEARLWNDVFVFAQDYVGIPQGTIRATVLIETITAAYEMEEILYELRDHASGLNAGRWDYLFSIVKNFRDGGARFVLPDRNAVTMTAPFMRAYTELLVRTCHKRGAHAIGGMAAFIPSRKDAEVNKVAFEKVRADKDREAGDGFDGSWVAHPDLVPIAMESFDKVLGDKPNQKDRLREDVHVEAADLIAIDSLDAKPTYSGLVNAVQVGIRYIEAWLRGLGAVAIFNLMEDAATAEISRSQIWQWINAGVEFENGDTATPELARKVAAEELSAIRQEIGEEAFAAGHWQEAHDLLLTVSLDENYADFLTLPAYEQLKG; this is encoded by the coding sequence ATGTCCGCACCAGCGCCGTCCCCGCTGGCCATCGTCGACGCCGAGCCCCTGCCCCGGCAGGAAGAGATCCTCACGGACGCGGCGCTCGCCTTCGTGGCGGAGCTGCACCGGCGGTTCACCCCGCGCCGTGACGAACTCCTCGCCCGCCGGGCCGAGCGCCGCGCCGAGATCGCCCGCACCTCCACCCTCGACTTCCTTCCGGAGACCGCCGCCATCCGCGCGGACGACTCCTGGAAGGTCGCCCCGGCCCCGGCCGCGCTGAACGACCGGCGCGTCGAGATCACCGGCCCCACCGACCGCAAGATGACCATCAACGCGCTCAATTCCGGCGCGAAGGTCTGGCTCGCCGACTTCGAGGACGCCTCCGCTCCCACCTGGGAGAACGTCGTCCTCGGTCAGGTCAACCTGGCCGACGCCTACACCCGGAACATCGACTTCACCGACCCGAAGTCGGGCAAGTCCTACGCCCTGCGCCCGAACGAGGAGCTGGCGACCGTCGTCATGCGCCCGCGCGGCTGGCACCTGACCGAGCGGCACCTGGTCGACGCCGACGGCCGCGCCGTCCCGGGCGCCTTCGTCGACTTCGGCCTGTACTTCTTCCACAACGCCCAGCGGCTGCTGGACCTCGGCAAGGGACCGTACTTCTACCTGCCGAAGACCGAGTCGCACCTGGAGGCCCGCCTCTGGAACGACGTGTTCGTCTTCGCACAGGACTACGTCGGCATCCCGCAGGGCACCATCCGCGCCACCGTCCTGATCGAGACGATCACGGCCGCGTACGAGATGGAGGAGATCCTCTACGAACTCCGCGACCACGCCTCCGGGCTGAACGCCGGGCGCTGGGACTACCTGTTCTCCATCGTGAAGAACTTCCGCGACGGCGGCGCCAGGTTCGTCCTGCCGGACCGCAACGCGGTGACGATGACCGCCCCGTTCATGCGGGCCTACACCGAACTCCTCGTGCGCACCTGCCACAAGCGCGGCGCGCACGCGATCGGCGGCATGGCGGCCTTCATCCCGTCCCGCAAGGACGCCGAGGTCAACAAGGTGGCCTTCGAGAAGGTCCGCGCCGACAAGGACCGAGAGGCCGGCGACGGGTTCGACGGCTCCTGGGTCGCGCACCCCGACCTCGTGCCGATCGCCATGGAGTCCTTCGACAAGGTCCTCGGCGACAAGCCGAACCAGAAGGACCGGCTGCGCGAGGACGTCCATGTCGAGGCGGCCGACCTGATCGCGATCGACTCGCTGGACGCGAAGCCGACGTACAGCGGTCTCGTCAACGCCGTCCAGGTCGGCATCCGCTACATCGAGGCCTGGCTGCGCGGTCTCGGCGCGGTCGCCATCTTCAACCTGATGGAGGACGCGGCCACCGCCGAGATCTCCCGCTCCCAGATCTGGCAGTGGATCAACGCGGGCGTCGAGTTCGAGAACGGCGACACGGCCACGCCCGAGCTGGCCCGCAAGGTCGCCGCCGAGGAACTGTCCGCCATCCGCCAGGAGATCGGCGAGGAGGCCTTCGCCGCCGGCCACTGGCAGGAGGCCCATGACCTGCTGCTGACGGTCTCCCTGGACGAGAACTACGCCGACTTCCTCACCCTGCCGGCGTACGAGCAGCTCAAGGGCTGA
- a CDS encoding SpoIIE family protein phosphatase — protein MPHDGSARAGLSQPGTAEAGVADSGSPPEPETPLSVRALTFAGAELAVLYVPGAGSDDLRSVDTAGCAPAEYGLPERLALSGGSPAARACRTSHPVWLTPAALASYPEGRPAPPRARTSLGALPLGTESGRLGCLVVVGAGENGFDAEQQRFLERYADAVAGVLEAGAGGEPPPAPLSSALRRMRVGSFVLVPETGVIDADETLRELVGIRPDDFDGKADSLLAHALPEDLHALMSVLEPSTQTAGRRELDFRVRCPTGEMRWLSLRCRVAAGADDRPEQVLGVVTATSVLHPGADDVSRIQWLTAALDKATTVRDVSQVVVTALRDPLSADRVAFAELHHERLQVTLLDPPQPAAWPQTWRLQWRSEWPDAPLSALPTLQMALRDGRMDLWPTGTAFEPGLDGIGPGGLAVLPLPARGRVAGVCLIGWDRPHEFVPEERSLLTATASLAGQALTRAHAYDTEQELATMLQRSLLPRRLPELPGGIAVARYLPARRGLQVGGDWYDVIALSEDRVALVIGDVQGHSAAAATIMGQMRTAVRAYAVEGHPPDVVVSHANRLLVGMETDLFATCCYAELNLDEGDVLFVRAGHVAPLLRHPDGATEEVEVEGGLPLGISMEADFPMTAVALAPGTMLALVTDGLIEAADLSLDEGMRRTRATLAAADPSDLGRVADDLLGDIGRREDDVALLLLRYDGMKTRPIRAGWVVWRLPDAVMHARRFTARTLRSWKVEEATDPVLLVVSELVTNALVHTQGPVRLDLMLRGDRVRVCVSDSSPRAPAKPVIVDWESTGGRGLLLVEAMSESFGTVPVAGGKQVCSEIAVPRREPASVGAGPGAEDGDRS, from the coding sequence ATGCCTCACGACGGCAGTGCCCGGGCCGGACTCTCGCAGCCGGGGACAGCCGAGGCCGGCGTCGCGGACAGCGGCTCACCTCCGGAGCCGGAGACCCCTCTGAGCGTCCGCGCCCTGACGTTCGCCGGAGCGGAGCTGGCAGTGCTCTATGTGCCCGGCGCAGGTTCCGACGACCTTCGGTCGGTGGACACGGCCGGCTGCGCCCCTGCCGAGTACGGGCTGCCGGAGCGCCTGGCCCTGTCCGGCGGCTCGCCTGCGGCCCGCGCCTGCCGCACCTCCCACCCCGTGTGGCTGACCCCTGCGGCACTCGCCTCCTACCCCGAGGGACGTCCGGCGCCGCCGCGGGCCCGGACATCGCTCGGTGCGTTGCCCCTCGGCACCGAGAGCGGACGGCTCGGCTGCCTCGTCGTCGTGGGCGCCGGTGAGAACGGCTTCGACGCCGAGCAGCAGCGCTTCCTGGAGCGCTACGCCGACGCGGTCGCCGGCGTGCTGGAGGCCGGGGCCGGGGGAGAGCCGCCGCCGGCACCCTTGAGTTCCGCACTGCGCCGCATGCGTGTCGGCTCCTTCGTCCTGGTGCCGGAAACCGGCGTGATCGACGCGGACGAGACGCTGCGCGAACTGGTCGGCATCAGGCCGGACGACTTCGACGGCAAGGCGGACTCCCTGCTCGCACACGCACTGCCGGAAGACTTGCACGCGCTGATGTCGGTGCTGGAGCCGTCCACCCAGACCGCCGGCCGACGGGAACTGGACTTCCGCGTCCGCTGCCCCACCGGTGAGATGCGCTGGCTGAGCCTGAGGTGCCGCGTGGCGGCGGGTGCCGACGACCGGCCGGAGCAGGTGCTGGGTGTGGTGACGGCGACCTCGGTCCTGCACCCGGGCGCCGACGACGTCTCCCGGATCCAGTGGCTGACCGCCGCACTCGACAAGGCCACCACCGTGCGCGACGTCAGCCAGGTGGTGGTCACCGCCCTGCGCGACCCCCTGAGCGCCGACCGGGTGGCGTTCGCCGAGCTGCATCACGAACGGCTCCAGGTCACCCTGCTCGACCCGCCGCAGCCCGCTGCCTGGCCGCAGACATGGCGTCTTCAGTGGCGTTCGGAGTGGCCGGACGCACCCCTCAGCGCCCTGCCCACCCTGCAGATGGCTCTGCGAGACGGACGTATGGACCTGTGGCCGACCGGCACCGCCTTCGAACCGGGACTCGACGGCATCGGCCCCGGAGGCCTTGCCGTTCTGCCGCTGCCCGCCAGGGGCCGGGTCGCCGGCGTGTGCCTGATCGGCTGGGACCGGCCGCACGAGTTCGTCCCCGAGGAACGTTCGCTGCTGACCGCCACCGCCTCACTGGCCGGCCAGGCGCTCACCCGCGCCCACGCCTATGACACCGAACAGGAACTCGCGACGATGCTGCAGCGCAGCCTGCTGCCGCGACGCCTGCCCGAGCTTCCCGGCGGGATCGCCGTCGCCCGCTATCTGCCCGCGCGGCGAGGACTGCAGGTGGGCGGCGACTGGTACGACGTGATCGCCCTCTCCGAGGACCGGGTGGCGCTGGTCATCGGCGACGTGCAGGGCCACAGCGCCGCAGCCGCGACGATCATGGGCCAGATGCGCACCGCGGTCAGGGCGTACGCGGTGGAGGGCCACCCGCCCGACGTGGTCGTCTCGCACGCCAACCGCCTCCTCGTCGGCATGGAGACGGATCTCTTCGCCACCTGCTGCTACGCCGAACTGAACCTGGACGAGGGCGACGTTCTGTTCGTCCGGGCCGGGCACGTCGCACCGCTGCTGCGCCATCCCGACGGCGCCACCGAGGAGGTCGAGGTCGAGGGCGGCCTTCCGCTGGGCATCTCCATGGAGGCGGACTTCCCGATGACCGCGGTGGCACTGGCGCCCGGAACGATGCTCGCCCTGGTCACCGACGGACTGATCGAGGCCGCCGACCTGTCCCTGGACGAGGGCATGCGCCGCACGCGCGCCACCCTCGCCGCGGCCGACCCCTCGGATCTCGGGCGGGTGGCCGACGACCTGCTGGGCGACATCGGCCGTCGCGAGGACGACGTGGCGCTGTTGCTGCTGCGCTACGACGGCATGAAGACCCGGCCGATCCGGGCGGGCTGGGTGGTGTGGCGGCTGCCCGACGCGGTCATGCACGCCCGCCGGTTCACCGCGCGCACACTGCGCAGCTGGAAGGTCGAAGAAGCTACCGACCCGGTGCTGCTGGTGGTGTCCGAGCTCGTCACCAACGCCCTGGTGCACACCCAGGGCCCGGTCCGTCTCGACCTGATGCTCCGCGGGGACCGGGTGCGTGTCTGCGTGAGCGACTCCTCTCCGCGGGCGCCCGCCAAGCCCGTGATCGTGGACTGGGAGTCGACCGGCGGCCGGGGCCTGCTCCTGGTCGAGGCGATGTCGGAGTCCTTCGGCACGGTGCCGGTGGCCGGCGGCAAGCAGGTGTGCAGCGAGATAGCGGTACCGCGTCGTGAACCGGCTTCGGTCGGCGCAGGCCCGGGCGCCGAGGACGGGGACCGATCATGA
- a CDS encoding IclR family transcriptional regulator: MPTSSASTTDSAKPSAGGGVQSLERAFDLLERMADAGGEVGLSELSATSGLPLPTIHRLMRTLVACGYVRQQPNRRYALGPRLIRLGESASRLLGTWARPYLARLVEETGETANMALLDGDEIVYVAQVPSKHSMRMFTEVGRRVLPHSTGVGKALLAGVPDDEVRALLARTGMPAATEKTITTPEGFLAALEDVRRSGYAVDDNEQEIGVRCLAVSVPDSPTAAAISISGPAGRVTEAATDKIVPVLQQIALELSQALASSGA, encoded by the coding sequence GTGCCGACGTCCAGCGCCAGCACCACCGACTCCGCCAAGCCCTCCGCCGGCGGCGGTGTCCAGTCCCTTGAGCGCGCCTTCGATCTGCTGGAGCGGATGGCGGACGCGGGCGGCGAGGTGGGCCTGAGCGAACTGTCCGCGACCAGCGGGCTGCCGCTGCCGACCATCCACCGGCTGATGCGCACACTGGTCGCCTGCGGGTACGTACGCCAGCAGCCGAACCGGCGCTACGCCCTCGGCCCCCGTCTCATCCGGCTCGGCGAGTCGGCGTCCCGGCTGCTCGGCACGTGGGCGCGGCCGTATCTCGCCCGGCTGGTCGAGGAGACCGGCGAGACGGCGAACATGGCGCTGCTGGACGGCGACGAGATCGTGTACGTGGCGCAGGTGCCGTCGAAGCACTCGATGCGGATGTTCACCGAGGTGGGCCGACGGGTGCTGCCGCACTCGACCGGCGTGGGCAAGGCGCTGCTCGCCGGGGTGCCGGACGACGAGGTGAGGGCGTTGCTGGCGCGTACCGGGATGCCCGCGGCCACCGAGAAGACCATCACCACGCCCGAGGGCTTCCTGGCCGCGCTGGAGGACGTACGGCGGTCGGGGTACGCCGTCGACGACAACGAGCAGGAGATCGGGGTGCGGTGTCTCGCGGTGTCCGTTCCCGACTCCCCCACGGCCGCGGCGATCTCCATCTCCGGGCCGGCCGGGCGCGTGACGGAGGCCGCGACCGACAAGATCGTGCCGGTGCTGCAGCAGATCGCCCTTGAGCTGTCTCAGGCTTTGGCGAGTTCGGGCGCCTGA